One Primulina huaijiensis isolate GDHJ02 chromosome 8, ASM1229523v2, whole genome shotgun sequence genomic region harbors:
- the LOC140983129 gene encoding transcription factor MYB1-like — protein sequence MERFNRCSSTSSSSSDSSSDSYGTKTLPDGDKSERIKGPWSAEEDKILTRLVERYGPRNWSLISKYIKGRSGKSCRLRWCNQLSPDVEHRPFSPMEDETILEAHEKYGNRWATIARLLPGRTDNAVKNHWNSTLKRRYLQKQKQKQITGEAKEVERNMGSASYCFDEYDPMTALSLAPPGMGGGAAMEENRAGMENVPVGFWDVMRNVIAREVREYVSSSFTEANSSRFQ from the coding sequence ATGGAGAGGTTTAACCGGTGTTCATCGACGAGTTCTTCTTCCTCGGACTCATCATCGGACTCATACGGGACCAAGACTCTGCCAGATGGCGACAAGTCCGAGAGGATTAAAGGTCCCTGGAGTGCGGAGGAAGACAAGATTTTGACCAGATTGGTGGAACGCTATGGACCACGAAACTGGTCTTTGATCAGCAAATACATAAAAGGCCGGTCAGGGAAATCTTGCCGGCTGAGGTGGTGCAACCAGCTCAGCCCAGATGTGGAGCATCGGCCCTTCTCACCCATGGAGGACGAGACCATCTTGGAGGCTCACGAAAAGTACGGGAACCGCTGGGCCACCATTGCGCGGCTTCTCCCTGGTCGGACCGATAATGCTGTAAAGAACCACTGGAATTCGACTTTGAAGAGGAGATATCTGCAGAAACAGAAACAGAAACAGATCACGGGTGAGGCGAAGGAAGTTGAAAGGAATATGGGTTCTGCAAGCTACTGTTTTGACGAATATGATCCCATGACGGCGTTGTCGTTAGCGCCACCGGGTATGGGAGGAGGCGCTGCGATGGAAGAGAATAGGGCGGGGATGGAGAACGTGCCGGTGGGGTTTTGGGATGTGATGAGGAATGTGATTGCTAGGGAGGTGAGGGAGTACGTTTCGTCTTCATTCACGGAGGCTAATTCCTCAAGATTTCAATAA